A genomic segment from Candidatus Viadribacter manganicus encodes:
- a CDS encoding PDR/VanB family oxidoreductase: MTKLRMRLAQIAYAARDTNIYTFTPLDGATLPPAEAGAHIDLFLRPHLVRQYSLLQPSSAPGAYVIGVKKDVSGRGGSRYVHEQLRVGDEIEISAPRNNFPLVEDAAHSVLLAGGIGITPIWAMAQRLQALGASWRLYASNRSRQDTALLAELQALPNATLHFDDESGGFLDLVAIIAAAPANTHFYCCGPAPMLAAYHAALAHLPAQFVHDEAFTLAPPPPGGDSEFIVRLARSGREIAVGADTSILDALRGNGVDTVSSCEAGVCGTCETHVIEGEVDHRDHVMSADEQAENTRMMICCSRAKSKLLVLDI; this comes from the coding sequence ATGACAAAACTCCGGATGCGCCTGGCCCAGATCGCCTACGCCGCGCGCGACACCAACATCTACACCTTCACGCCGCTCGACGGCGCGACGCTGCCGCCGGCGGAAGCCGGCGCGCACATTGATCTGTTTCTGCGCCCGCATCTGGTGCGTCAGTACTCGCTGCTGCAGCCGTCGTCGGCGCCAGGCGCGTATGTCATCGGCGTCAAGAAGGACGTAAGCGGCCGCGGCGGCTCGCGTTACGTGCACGAGCAATTGCGCGTCGGCGACGAGATCGAGATCAGCGCGCCGCGCAACAATTTCCCGCTGGTGGAGGACGCCGCGCACAGCGTGCTGCTGGCCGGCGGCATCGGCATCACTCCGATCTGGGCCATGGCGCAACGGCTGCAGGCGCTCGGCGCGAGTTGGCGCTTGTACGCCTCCAACCGCTCGCGCCAGGATACCGCCCTGCTCGCCGAACTTCAGGCGCTGCCGAATGCGACGCTGCACTTCGACGATGAGTCCGGCGGCTTCCTCGACCTGGTCGCGATCATCGCCGCGGCGCCCGCGAACACGCATTTCTACTGCTGCGGCCCGGCGCCGATGCTCGCCGCTTACCACGCCGCGCTCGCGCACCTGCCGGCCCAGTTCGTTCACGACGAAGCCTTCACTCTCGCGCCGCCGCCGCCCGGCGGCGACAGCGAGTTCATCGTCCGCCTGGCGCGCTCCGGTCGCGAGATCGCCGTCGGCGCGGATACCTCGATCCTCGACGCCCTACGCGGTAACGGCGTCGACACGGTGTCCTCCTGCGAAGCCGGCGTCTGCGGCACTTGCGAGACGCACGTCATCGAAGGCGAAGTCGATCATCGCGATCACGTTATGAGCGCCGACGAGCAGGCCGAGAACACCCGCATGATGATCTGCTGCTCACGGGCCAAGTCAAAACTGCTGGTCCTGGATATTTGA
- a CDS encoding aromatic ring-hydroxylating dioxygenase subunit alpha: protein MTAENPMFERLRKLHQTGRDTSMGKLLRQFWQPVGRSEELQPGYAKTVRVMGEDLTLYRGETGKAFLVGGYCPHRLTLLANGWVQGDEIRCMYHGWKFDGDGQCTERPAERDTKQPNVKIVAYPVHEYAGLVFAYMGEGEAPPFELPRKAVFERPGALQFARIETWPCNWLQQVENSMDAVHVSFVHHWGKVGSFGAVVAATVPELSYEETDAGIRQTAVRSETSKRVSDWTFPNNNHISHPTLELNDPWVDVGVWMTPVDDENTMRFLIYSIPSTDSATDARIREYFEKYSEYNPADHHDDLILHRKLPDDKLVQLTSAQDYVAAVGQGAIVDRTQERLGRSDMGIALLRRLYWREMDAIDKGVPGKRWARLSAEAHMPKQVNEAVS, encoded by the coding sequence GTGACCGCTGAAAATCCAATGTTCGAGCGCCTCCGTAAGCTGCATCAGACCGGCCGCGACACCAGCATGGGCAAGCTACTGCGCCAGTTCTGGCAACCAGTTGGCCGATCGGAGGAGCTGCAGCCAGGCTACGCCAAAACCGTGCGCGTAATGGGCGAAGACCTGACACTTTATCGCGGCGAAACCGGCAAGGCGTTCCTCGTCGGCGGTTATTGCCCTCACCGGCTGACACTGCTGGCGAATGGCTGGGTGCAGGGCGACGAAATTCGCTGCATGTACCACGGTTGGAAATTTGATGGCGACGGCCAATGCACCGAGCGCCCGGCCGAACGCGACACGAAGCAGCCAAACGTGAAAATCGTCGCCTACCCGGTGCATGAGTATGCCGGGCTGGTCTTTGCCTATATGGGAGAAGGCGAGGCGCCGCCCTTTGAACTGCCGCGTAAGGCCGTGTTCGAGCGTCCGGGCGCGCTGCAGTTCGCCCGCATTGAGACGTGGCCCTGCAACTGGCTTCAGCAAGTCGAGAACTCGATGGACGCGGTGCACGTCAGCTTCGTGCACCACTGGGGCAAGGTTGGCTCCTTCGGCGCCGTCGTCGCGGCCACCGTCCCCGAACTCTCCTACGAAGAAACCGACGCCGGCATCCGCCAAACCGCAGTGCGTTCCGAAACCTCGAAGCGCGTCTCGGATTGGACCTTCCCGAACAACAACCACATCTCGCACCCCACGCTCGAACTGAACGATCCATGGGTGGATGTCGGCGTATGGATGACGCCGGTCGACGACGAAAACACCATGCGCTTCCTGATCTACTCGATCCCGTCGACCGATTCAGCGACGGACGCGCGCATCCGCGAGTATTTCGAAAAGTACTCCGAGTACAATCCGGCCGACCACCACGATGATTTGATCCTGCATCGCAAGCTGCCGGACGACAAACTGGTGCAGCTCACCTCGGCGCAGGATTATGTCGCCGCCGTCGGCCAAGGCGCCATCGTCGATCGCACGCAGGAACGACTAGGCCGCTCCGACATGGGCATCGCCCTGCTGCGCCGTCTCTACTGGCGTGAGATGGACGCGATTGATAAGGGCGTGCCCGGCAAGCGCTGGGCGCGGCTGTCGGCGGAGGCCCACATGCCCAAGCAAGTCAACGAAGCCGTCAGCTGA
- a CDS encoding SDR family NAD(P)-dependent oxidoreductase, which produces MGRLEGKVALVFGAGPNIGGTIAHFLAREGAKVVVADMNHDAAEDTVAFIKGKSLTAHPVQANATKAEDVEHAVTETLAAFGRIDIAVNMAGRVHWSHLLDMKLDDWNESVLSFPTAGLLTTKYAAKAMIAAGHGGSIIHLLSTAAHFGEASGTAYTSAKAALLSFARSAAMDLAQYGIRVNTVTPCAMEHQLWTLMKDEIFDPDWQRPDRMSFYSRDDYLKMLPLQRFPRASDLAWATVFLASDESEIITGIDIPVDAGLRHKYPTWTPGDHTGVNIKDYAQQVRVTRFGEPHEKLLPQSEESAGDQT; this is translated from the coding sequence ATGGGCAGGCTAGAGGGCAAGGTCGCCCTCGTGTTCGGCGCCGGGCCAAACATCGGCGGCACGATCGCCCACTTCCTCGCGCGCGAGGGCGCCAAGGTCGTCGTGGCGGACATGAACCATGACGCCGCCGAGGACACCGTCGCCTTCATCAAGGGCAAGAGCCTCACCGCTCACCCGGTACAAGCGAACGCAACCAAGGCAGAAGACGTCGAGCACGCTGTGACCGAGACTTTAGCCGCCTTTGGCCGCATCGACATCGCCGTCAACATGGCTGGCCGCGTGCACTGGTCACATCTGCTGGACATGAAACTGGATGACTGGAACGAGTCCGTTCTCAGCTTCCCGACAGCCGGCCTACTCACAACCAAGTATGCCGCCAAAGCAATGATCGCGGCCGGTCACGGCGGCTCGATCATCCACCTGCTCTCGACTGCCGCGCATTTCGGCGAAGCCTCCGGCACGGCTTACACCTCAGCCAAGGCAGCCCTACTCAGTTTCGCTCGCTCGGCGGCGATGGACTTGGCACAGTACGGCATCCGCGTGAACACAGTCACGCCGTGCGCCATGGAACATCAGCTCTGGACGCTGATGAAAGACGAAATCTTCGATCCCGATTGGCAGCGTCCCGACCGCATGTCTTTCTACTCGCGCGACGACTACCTGAAGATGCTGCCGCTGCAGCGTTTCCCGCGCGCTTCTGATCTCGCCTGGGCGACGGTTTTTCTCGCCTCGGACGAGTCCGAAATCATCACAGGCATCGACATCCCCGTCGACGCAGGTCTTCGCCACAAATACCCGACCTGGACGCCGGGCGACCACACGGGCGTGAACATCAAAGACTATGCGCAGCAAGTCCGCGTAACCCGCTTCGGCGAGCCACACGAAAAGCTGCTGCCGCAAAGCGAAGAGTCCGCAGGAGACCAAACGTGA
- a CDS encoding MFS transporter — translation MTEATETASTKSMRHRALWSSYLGSAIEYYDFLLYGIAAALIFPHVFFALDPAVATLASLGTLAAGYVARPLGAIFFGHYGDKIGRKKMLMLTLYLMGVASFLMGVLPSYAQIGIAAPLSLIALRIVQGFAVGGEWAGATLLSMEHAGKRSRGFAASIVGSGAPTGAVLATLALMPFAAMSEDAFLNWGWRVPFLLSAFLVGIAVYLRRSVDETPDFVALQESSTRETKPKIPLFVVFSSYPREVLNGVLGALACLAMTTLTATFMVNYAISVGGHERSEVLGLLTLVNVLHIFTIPTFAILSDHIGRKPVMLAGAVAGMALIFPIFSLITAGDPLSLLIAFALCNPLIHGLMGGPISAWLGEKFAADIRYSGMAVTFQIGSTVSAGFAPLIATWLLTQGGGEDATLVGVFYIALCAISAVAILFSTESFRKKLDLTTTPRLPSGEKQTSR, via the coding sequence ATGACCGAGGCAACCGAGACTGCATCAACCAAGAGCATGCGCCACCGTGCCTTGTGGTCGAGCTATCTCGGGTCGGCGATCGAGTATTACGACTTTCTGCTTTATGGGATCGCCGCCGCGCTGATTTTTCCCCACGTGTTCTTCGCGCTCGATCCGGCGGTCGCGACGCTTGCTTCACTCGGCACACTTGCCGCCGGCTACGTCGCGCGTCCGCTTGGGGCGATCTTCTTTGGCCATTACGGCGACAAGATCGGCCGCAAGAAAATGTTGATGCTGACGCTCTACCTAATGGGCGTCGCCAGCTTCCTGATGGGCGTGCTGCCCTCGTACGCCCAAATCGGCATCGCCGCGCCGTTGTCGCTCATCGCACTGCGGATCGTGCAAGGCTTCGCCGTTGGCGGTGAGTGGGCAGGAGCCACCCTGCTATCGATGGAACACGCCGGCAAGAGGTCTCGCGGGTTTGCAGCTTCAATTGTCGGCTCGGGCGCGCCGACTGGCGCGGTGTTAGCGACGTTGGCGCTGATGCCGTTCGCGGCGATGAGCGAGGATGCATTCCTGAACTGGGGTTGGCGAGTGCCATTCCTGCTCAGCGCTTTCCTGGTGGGAATAGCGGTCTATCTGCGCCGATCGGTCGATGAAACGCCGGACTTCGTCGCGTTGCAAGAGAGCAGCACGCGCGAAACAAAGCCGAAGATTCCTCTGTTCGTCGTGTTCAGCTCTTACCCACGCGAAGTTCTAAATGGCGTGCTTGGCGCGCTGGCCTGCCTTGCGATGACCACGCTCACCGCCACCTTCATGGTCAATTACGCCATCAGTGTAGGCGGTCACGAGCGCTCAGAGGTGCTAGGCCTGCTGACGCTGGTCAACGTGCTGCATATCTTCACCATCCCAACTTTTGCGATTCTCTCCGATCACATCGGCCGCAAGCCGGTGATGCTCGCCGGCGCTGTTGCGGGGATGGCGCTAATCTTCCCGATCTTCTCGCTGATCACTGCGGGCGATCCACTTTCACTGCTGATCGCGTTCGCGCTTTGTAACCCATTGATACACGGCCTCATGGGCGGTCCAATCAGCGCTTGGTTGGGCGAGAAGTTCGCCGCCGACATCCGCTATAGCGGTATGGCGGTAACCTTTCAGATCGGGTCGACTGTCAGCGCCGGGTTCGCGCCGCTGATCGCGACGTGGCTGCTGACGCAGGGCGGCGGCGAGGACGCGACTTTGGTCGGCGTCTTCTACATCGCGCTGTGCGCGATCTCGGCAGTAGCGATTCTGTTCTCGACAGAGAGCTTTCGCAAGAAGCTGGACCTGACGACGACCCCAAGATTGCCCTCGGGCGAAAAGCAAACCAGTCGGTAA
- a CDS encoding alpha/beta fold hydrolase: MALVTQEGASRRIRTKNWDVHYSEVGEGFPVVLVHGGGPGASGWSNYNPNIPALSKHYRVLAIDLPGWGQSQPVSYEQRDNSGVLAEFLEALGIKKAALVGNSMGGASVIRLAYERPELVSHLITMGSPSGVPGIFEAGGLTEGVKVLERAYFAPSLDTIRALTNVMTFDSSNVTDELIAERLQNTLAQKAHVDNWIAGHGKGPMVRLNQELIATIKAPTLLMHGRDDRVTHFTHAIRLAGMIRNSRALIVNRCGHWLQLEHAAEFNSNVHRFIQDNPVA, translated from the coding sequence ATGGCTTTGGTCACGCAAGAGGGCGCCAGCAGACGCATCCGGACGAAGAACTGGGACGTCCACTACAGTGAGGTTGGCGAGGGCTTTCCGGTGGTTCTGGTCCATGGAGGCGGTCCTGGCGCTTCGGGCTGGAGTAACTACAACCCAAACATCCCCGCGCTCTCAAAGCACTACCGTGTGCTCGCCATCGATCTGCCGGGTTGGGGGCAGTCGCAGCCAGTGTCGTACGAGCAGCGTGACAATTCCGGTGTGCTGGCCGAGTTCTTGGAAGCGCTCGGCATCAAGAAGGCGGCGCTTGTCGGCAACTCGATGGGTGGCGCGTCAGTGATACGGCTTGCTTACGAGCGCCCAGAATTGGTCTCGCACCTGATCACAATGGGCTCGCCATCGGGCGTGCCTGGCATTTTTGAAGCTGGCGGCCTCACCGAAGGCGTCAAGGTGCTGGAGCGTGCCTATTTCGCCCCGAGCCTCGACACAATCCGCGCGCTCACCAACGTCATGACGTTTGATAGTTCAAACGTTACTGACGAACTGATCGCAGAGCGTTTGCAGAACACGCTGGCGCAGAAGGCGCACGTTGACAACTGGATCGCGGGCCACGGCAAGGGCCCTATGGTGCGTCTCAATCAGGAACTGATTGCGACCATCAAGGCGCCGACGCTGTTGATGCATGGCCGCGACGATCGCGTCACTCACTTCACGCATGCCATTCGTTTGGCGGGGATGATCCGCAATTCGCGCGCACTGATCGTGAACCGTTGCGGTCACTGGCTCCAGCTCGAACACGCGGCCGAATTCAACTCAAACGTACATCGCTTCATTCAGGACAACCCAGTGGCTTGA
- a CDS encoding helix-turn-helix domain-containing protein, which produces MAIDGRLLVVIESINDLGVCTVVDIHRATGISRPAVHRMVESLCAFGYVERVGGSSAIRLTARILALSAGYRPENRLGDIAVPVLAELQQQVRWPLSFATPQDDAMIIQETTRDQNPFVFDGGRTGLRLAMPTTAIGCAFLANVDITDCEAILALWRERHGEEKGARQTLAAARYRIEQARELGFALRSGGAPKRTTSLAVCVIVNSTPVGALCTTFPTSAVSLSEASAAYVPPLKQAAKAIAASCECASDTNSRGRPAHWSRQARAAR; this is translated from the coding sequence ATGGCGATTGACGGACGATTGCTTGTGGTCATCGAGTCGATAAACGATCTTGGTGTCTGTACGGTTGTGGACATCCATCGCGCCACCGGCATTTCCCGCCCGGCTGTCCATCGCATGGTCGAGAGTCTATGCGCCTTTGGCTACGTCGAGCGCGTCGGTGGTAGCAGCGCGATCCGGTTGACCGCTCGTATCCTGGCGCTCAGTGCAGGCTACAGGCCGGAGAACAGGCTTGGCGACATTGCCGTTCCCGTGCTGGCGGAGCTGCAACAGCAGGTGCGCTGGCCGCTGTCGTTCGCGACACCACAGGATGACGCAATGATCATCCAGGAAACCACGCGGGATCAAAATCCCTTTGTCTTTGATGGCGGTCGCACCGGGCTTCGCTTAGCTATGCCGACCACTGCGATCGGATGCGCGTTTCTGGCAAACGTCGACATCACCGATTGTGAGGCAATCTTGGCGCTATGGCGCGAGCGCCACGGGGAGGAGAAGGGCGCCCGGCAGACCTTGGCGGCCGCGCGCTATCGGATCGAACAGGCGCGCGAACTGGGTTTTGCGCTACGCTCCGGCGGGGCGCCGAAGCGAACAACATCGTTGGCGGTTTGCGTCATCGTGAATTCGACGCCAGTTGGCGCACTGTGCACCACGTTTCCGACTTCCGCCGTTTCACTTTCGGAAGCCAGCGCAGCATACGTTCCACCGCTCAAGCAGGCCGCGAAAGCCATTGCCGCGTCGTGTGAGTGCGCTTCCGATACGAACAGTCGCGGCAGGCCTGCGCACTGGAGCCGGCAGGCGCGCGCAGCGCGCTAG
- a CDS encoding TetR/AcrR family transcriptional regulator gives MVKAPPQRERRRGEHRSTAANRQRILDATLKVAEKFGYQGTTIPRVALRAKLPTGSVYWHFESKDMLFAAMMDQSRAWLSEFHARRRPLPGETARAHLERIYCNADDNVAIPAHDFWRLGVILSIDQSVREQISRQRFLDLRKDVTEEYASWYRQTLPADIQKKCPDRAIKLAKFTLILADGNLVMNASGESLKDYLRMAGLSLIGLAEADPKVLP, from the coding sequence ATGGTGAAGGCGCCCCCACAACGAGAGCGGCGTCGTGGAGAGCATCGCTCGACGGCAGCCAATCGCCAGAGGATCTTGGATGCGACCCTGAAGGTCGCGGAGAAATTTGGCTATCAAGGAACGACTATCCCGCGGGTGGCGCTGCGCGCGAAGCTGCCCACCGGCAGCGTCTATTGGCATTTCGAAAGCAAAGACATGCTGTTCGCTGCCATGATGGATCAGAGCCGTGCATGGCTTAGTGAGTTTCATGCACGTCGCCGCCCACTGCCAGGGGAGACCGCGCGCGCGCATCTGGAACGGATCTACTGCAACGCTGACGACAACGTCGCCATCCCGGCACACGATTTCTGGCGCCTGGGCGTGATCTTGAGCATCGATCAATCCGTGCGTGAGCAAATCTCGCGGCAGCGCTTTCTCGATTTGCGGAAGGACGTCACGGAAGAATACGCATCCTGGTATAGGCAAACCTTGCCGGCGGACATCCAGAAGAAATGTCCCGACCGCGCGATTAAGCTCGCGAAGTTCACCCTAATTCTCGCGGACGGCAATTTGGTTATGAACGCGTCGGGAGAATCGCTGAAGGACTATTTGCGCATGGCGGGCCTTAGCTTGATCGGTTTGGCCGAGGCCGACCCGAAAGTGTTGCCCTAG
- a CDS encoding DoxX family membrane protein, which produces MTLALDLDTAWKAIVTLLRLILGAWMIISGFSYWAPHFGLEPAFPQPLGTLPLSNQMLVTMIEVGLFDFVKTCEIVGGLCLIFGVFVPFATVLLLPISAIVFYNAIGLNVRTERLFDMTYLGVSCLYMNIIVALGYIRYYVPMLTFRSSPGSVRDLGHLPNLFDPKN; this is translated from the coding sequence GTGACACTCGCACTTGATCTGGACACCGCGTGGAAGGCGATTGTCACACTGCTTCGGCTTATCCTTGGCGCTTGGATGATCATCAGCGGTTTCAGCTACTGGGCTCCGCATTTCGGTCTGGAGCCGGCGTTTCCTCAGCCATTAGGGACGTTACCGCTCTCTAACCAGATGCTGGTCACTATGATTGAGGTTGGGCTTTTTGATTTCGTCAAAACTTGCGAAATCGTAGGCGGTCTGTGCCTGATCTTCGGCGTGTTTGTGCCATTCGCCACGGTGCTGCTGTTGCCGATCTCTGCAATTGTCTTTTACAACGCGATCGGCCTTAACGTGCGCACGGAGCGCCTGTTTGACATGACCTATCTGGGCGTGTCGTGCCTCTACATGAACATCATCGTCGCGCTGGGCTATATCCGTTATTACGTTCCGATGCTGACATTTCGCTCAAGCCCCGGCAGTGTCCGCGATCTTGGACATCTGCCAAATCTCTTCGATCCGAAAAACTAA
- a CDS encoding TonB-dependent receptor, with protein sequence MAEVASTRFGAGKVALLLMSSALSCATFAGAAHAQQAEEEDGGVGEIIVTAQRYEQNLQETPLSVVALGSEQLDAIGIDNLSGFDTFIPNLSAGGTAAQGNAVASFAIRGIGGAPQGFVTQESAVGVYIDDILFARPHGALLDLLDVERIEVLRGPQGTLFGRNTAGGAIRYVTHQPASVLEGSLSATLGTHERRDVSGMLNLPLGEDIAARLSFASNSRDGYITRVDDGSSVGDADSETFRLQLRAQPTDRLDINFTIDSINTSDNGSPTIIGEYSATDLYPAALYGAQSVGGPPVNVARVNQMRALMPASVSPSNYCGQGPVLAAPVALASVQACIQSDLDFYYSQTGDYSIYGGVPDRNEFESTGISLSLSYDINDAITFNSLTGYRVSDQFQFQDWDRTPIPLVQQSSIVEIEYFTQEFQLIGSSFGDRLRWQVGAFYYDDQALDTRRRFDPSGGANSAALGTVGEGQLEYKDIGTTSLAAYGQATFDFTEQLSATLGLRWTHDEKDFTAFREARGRIPVGAPPVLTAVPQSISGEWENLSPRLGIEYRWTPDIMTYVSVAQGFKGGGFNDTVASTCSTSPLPNCGLSAYDEENLVTYEAGWRSDLFDNRIRFNATYFHTAYTDQQIQLADPGPPPLVYTINGDATVEGVELEFMAAVTDNLLLRASLGYVDARYDGILYGISGQPTATPDTPYFRSPELSYTVGVNYTQPLANNAEVTFDLNYGYKDEQASFPQPSNMVILPSYGLLNGRIAYRSSNGWELALVGTNLTDEYYLTNGFDPTGPTTKPTPGLPAGVHDAVFGFEMLDVGRPQEFAVELRYEF encoded by the coding sequence TTGGCTGAGGTTGCAAGCACTCGCTTTGGCGCGGGCAAAGTCGCGCTGTTGCTCATGTCTTCTGCATTGTCGTGCGCGACGTTTGCAGGCGCTGCGCACGCTCAACAAGCCGAAGAGGAAGACGGCGGCGTTGGTGAGATAATCGTCACAGCGCAACGATACGAGCAGAACCTCCAGGAAACGCCCCTTTCAGTGGTGGCCCTTGGTAGCGAACAACTCGACGCCATCGGCATCGACAACCTTTCTGGCTTCGACACCTTCATTCCCAACCTAAGCGCAGGAGGGACCGCCGCTCAGGGCAATGCAGTGGCGAGCTTCGCCATTCGCGGCATCGGCGGTGCACCTCAGGGATTCGTCACGCAAGAAAGCGCCGTCGGCGTCTACATCGATGACATACTGTTCGCTCGTCCGCATGGCGCCCTGCTGGACCTTCTAGACGTCGAACGCATTGAGGTTCTTCGCGGACCGCAAGGAACACTATTTGGACGCAACACGGCGGGCGGAGCAATTCGCTACGTCACGCATCAGCCAGCCTCAGTGTTGGAAGGAAGCCTGAGTGCAACGCTTGGCACTCACGAGCGTCGCGACGTCAGCGGCATGCTTAATTTGCCCCTCGGCGAGGATATCGCCGCTCGTCTTTCGTTCGCAAGCAATAGCCGCGACGGATACATTACCCGTGTCGATGACGGGTCGAGCGTTGGTGACGCCGATTCAGAAACATTTCGCCTTCAATTGCGAGCGCAGCCAACCGATCGGCTCGACATCAATTTCACAATCGACTCCATCAACACCAGCGACAATGGTTCGCCAACCATCATAGGCGAGTACTCGGCGACGGACCTTTACCCGGCGGCTCTCTATGGCGCTCAGTCTGTCGGTGGTCCGCCCGTAAACGTAGCCCGCGTCAATCAGATGCGCGCGCTTATGCCGGCGTCGGTGTCACCATCAAACTACTGCGGTCAGGGCCCGGTACTCGCAGCCCCCGTCGCACTGGCTAGCGTGCAAGCCTGCATCCAGAGCGATTTGGATTTCTACTATTCTCAGACTGGCGATTACTCGATTTATGGTGGCGTTCCGGATCGAAACGAATTCGAGAGCACCGGCATTTCGCTTAGCCTGAGCTACGATATCAACGACGCTATCACGTTTAACTCACTAACCGGATACCGGGTGTCCGACCAGTTCCAGTTTCAAGATTGGGACCGCACGCCAATCCCCCTGGTGCAGCAGTCGTCAATTGTCGAGATCGAGTACTTCACTCAAGAGTTCCAATTGATAGGCAGTTCGTTCGGCGATCGCCTGCGGTGGCAAGTCGGCGCTTTCTACTATGACGACCAAGCCCTCGACACGCGTCGTCGCTTCGATCCGTCCGGCGGCGCCAATAGCGCTGCCCTGGGTACGGTCGGCGAGGGCCAATTGGAGTACAAGGACATCGGCACGACCAGCCTGGCGGCCTATGGACAAGCGACGTTCGATTTCACCGAACAACTTAGCGCCACATTGGGCTTGCGTTGGACTCACGACGAAAAGGACTTCACGGCGTTTCGCGAGGCTCGCGGTCGCATCCCTGTTGGCGCACCACCTGTGTTGACGGCGGTGCCACAGAGCATTTCGGGTGAATGGGAGAACCTATCACCACGCTTAGGCATTGAGTACCGTTGGACGCCGGATATCATGACCTACGTGTCCGTCGCGCAAGGCTTCAAAGGAGGCGGCTTTAACGACACGGTGGCGTCCACCTGCTCCACATCGCCGCTGCCGAACTGCGGACTGAGTGCGTACGACGAAGAAAATCTTGTGACGTATGAGGCCGGCTGGCGCTCGGACCTCTTCGATAACCGCATACGCTTCAACGCGACTTACTTCCACACGGCCTACACAGATCAGCAGATTCAGCTGGCCGACCCGGGCCCACCTCCACTGGTTTACACCATCAACGGCGACGCGACCGTAGAGGGTGTTGAACTTGAGTTCATGGCGGCGGTCACCGACAACCTGCTGTTGCGAGCAAGCCTTGGATATGTCGATGCTCGGTATGACGGGATCTTGTACGGAATTAGCGGTCAACCCACCGCCACACCGGACACGCCCTACTTCAGAAGCCCAGAACTGTCGTACACGGTGGGCGTCAACTACACCCAACCCCTGGCCAACAACGCCGAGGTGACCTTTGACCTCAACTATGGCTACAAGGATGAGCAGGCGAGCTTCCCTCAGCCGTCGAACATGGTGATCTTGCCATCGTATGGCCTACTCAACGGGCGCATCGCCTATCGGTCGAGCAACGGGTGGGAACTCGCGCTGGTCGGAACGAACCTGACTGACGAATACTACCTCACCAATGGCTTCGATCCGACCGGTCCTACGACCAAGCCTACGCCTGGCCTACCAGCCGGCGTTCACGATGCGGTGTTCGGCTTCGAGATGCTCGATGTCGGCCGTCCACAGGAATTCGCGGTTGAACTCCGCTACGAGTTCTAA
- a CDS encoding MarR family winged helix-turn-helix transcriptional regulator, with product MRLDFHELAGFNIRRLHQISVSIFDDEMAAAEIDLTQVQYAALNALATSPGIDQGTLAGLIAYDRVTIGGVVDRLVSKGLVVRSANAEDRRAHRLEITPTGSDLLEVANPIVRRIQRQILGGLSPEERSLFTALLAKTTTANNARSKAPLRFPG from the coding sequence ATGCGCTTAGACTTCCATGAACTGGCAGGCTTCAATATTCGCCGCCTGCACCAAATCTCGGTGTCCATCTTCGACGACGAGATGGCTGCCGCCGAAATCGATCTGACTCAAGTTCAGTATGCGGCGCTGAACGCGCTCGCAACGTCACCGGGCATCGATCAAGGCACACTTGCGGGCCTCATCGCCTATGATCGCGTGACTATCGGAGGCGTCGTCGATCGATTGGTTTCGAAAGGGCTGGTGGTCCGGTCAGCAAATGCAGAGGACCGCCGGGCACATAGACTTGAAATCACGCCGACAGGCAGTGACTTGCTCGAGGTCGCCAACCCAATTGTTCGGCGCATTCAGCGGCAAATTCTTGGCGGTCTCTCCCCCGAGGAACGAAGCCTATTCACCGCCCTGCTCGCGAAGACGACCACTGCGAACAACGCCCGCAGCAAGGCTCCACTACGCTTTCCTGGTTGA